From Arachis stenosperma cultivar V10309 chromosome 2, arast.V10309.gnm1.PFL2, whole genome shotgun sequence, one genomic window encodes:
- the LOC130961327 gene encoding probable serine/threonine-protein kinase PBL7 — protein MGWIPCSGNSNAKKKVKKKMEVEESVKPDPIKGKLKRNSSINSADSSKNGNTDHIAAQTFSFRELATATRHFRAECLLGEGGFGRVYKGRLESINQIVAIKQLDRNGLQGNREFLVEVLMLSLLHHPNLVNLIGYCADGDQRLLVYEYMPLGSLEDHLHDVAPGKERLDWNTRMKIAAGAASGLEYLHDKANPPVIYRDLKCSNILLSEGYHPKLSDFGLAKLGPVGENTHVSTRVMGTYGYCAPEYAMTGQLTLKSDVYSFGVVLLEIITGRKAIDNSKSAGEQNLVAWARPLFKDRRKFAQMADPTLQGQYPPRGLYQALAVAAMCVQEQANMRPVIADVVTALSYLASQRYDPNTQTAQNSRFAPGTPPRTKRGH, from the exons ATGGGTTGGATTCCATGTTCTGGAAATTCAAATGCTAAGAagaaggtgaagaagaagatggaagtGGAGGAAAGTGTGAAGCCTGATCCAATCAAAG GGAAATTGAAGAGGAACTCGTCCATTAATTCGGCAGATTCATCTAAAAATGGGAATACTGATCACATTGCTGCACAGACATTCTCCTTCCGTGAGTTGGCAACTGCAACTCGACATTTTCGGGCAGAATGTCTTTTGGGTGAGGGAGGCTTTGGTAGAGTATACAAGGGGCGTTTGGAAAGTATTAATCAG ATTGTTGCAATTAAACAACTTGACCGAAATGGCCTGCAAGGGAATAGAGAGTTCCTAGTTGAAGTGTTGATGTTAAGTCTTCTTCATCACCCGAACCTTGTCAACCTTATTGGTTATTGTGCTGATGGAGATCAAAGACTTCTCGTTTATGAATATATGCCATTAGGATCCTTGGAAGACCACTTACATG ATGTTGCTCCTGGCAAGGAACGACTAGATTGGAACACACGAATGAAAATAGCTGCCGGAGCAGCAAGCGGGTTGGAATATCTTCATGACAAAGCTAACCCTCCTGTTATATACCGAGATTTAAAGTGCTCCAATATTTTGCTCAGTGAAGGGTATCATCCCAAGTTATCTGATTTTGGTTTGGCTAAACTTGGCCCAGTTGGGGAAAACACCCATGTATCAACGAGGGTTATGGGCACCTACGGATATTGTGCTCCCGAGTATGCAATGACAGGTCAGCTGACTCTGAAATCAGATGTTTATAGCTTCGGTGTAGTTCTTCTGGAAATCATTACAGGAAGGAAGGCAATTGACAATTCAAAATCTGCAGGAGAGCAGAATCTTGTTGCATGG GCTAGACCCTTGTTTAAGGACCGAAGAAAATTTGCGCAAATGGCCGATCCAACGCTTCAAGGTCAATATCCTCCAAGAGGACTCTACCAGGCCCTTGCTGTGGCGGCAATGTGTGTTCAGGAGCAGGCCAACATGCGTCCAGTTATAGCCGATGTTGTTACAGCTTTGAGTTACCTTGCTTCCCAAAGATATGACCCGAATACACAAACAGCACAAAATTCTCGCTTCGCTCCTGGCACTCCTCCTAGAACCAAGAGGGGACACTGA